The following proteins come from a genomic window of Paenibacillus swuensis:
- the glyA gene encoding serine hydroxymethyltransferase, which yields MEHLRNADPEIVRAMNLELKRQRNNIELIASENIVSSAVMEAMGTVLTNKYAEGYPNKRYYGGCEHVDIVEDIARDRAKELFGAEHANVQPHSGAQANMAVYLAALQPGDTVLGMNLAHGGHLTHGSPVNASGILYNFVAYGVDPETFTINYDEVRKLAFKHKPRMIVAGASAYPRTIDFKTLSEIANDVGALFMVDMAHIAGLVAAGLHPNPVPYAHFVTTTTHKTLRGPRGGMILCRKAWAQAIDKAVFPGSQGGPLMHVIASKAVAFGEALQPSFKTYAEQVVKNAKVLADTLTAEGLNIVSGGTDNHLMLIDTRNLNITGKDAEHVLDEVGITANKNAIPFDPTSPFVTSGIRVGTPACTSRGMDEAAMKEIGQIIAMTLKNPKDEATLEKARGLVSALTAKFPIYDGLEY from the coding sequence ATGGAACACCTACGTAACGCAGACCCTGAAATTGTAAGAGCCATGAACCTGGAATTGAAACGTCAACGCAACAACATCGAGCTGATCGCTTCGGAGAACATCGTGTCTTCCGCGGTGATGGAAGCGATGGGTACCGTGCTGACCAACAAATATGCGGAAGGGTACCCGAACAAACGCTACTACGGCGGCTGCGAGCATGTCGATATCGTTGAAGATATCGCGAGAGACCGTGCCAAAGAACTATTCGGCGCGGAGCACGCGAACGTTCAGCCTCACTCGGGCGCGCAAGCGAACATGGCGGTTTACCTGGCAGCATTGCAGCCTGGCGACACCGTTTTGGGTATGAACCTGGCGCACGGCGGACATTTGACGCACGGAAGTCCCGTTAACGCGTCCGGTATCCTGTACAACTTTGTCGCTTACGGCGTAGATCCGGAGACGTTCACGATTAATTACGACGAGGTTCGCAAACTGGCGTTCAAACATAAACCTAGAATGATCGTGGCCGGCGCCAGCGCTTACCCGCGCACCATCGACTTCAAAACCCTCAGCGAGATCGCCAACGACGTAGGCGCGCTGTTCATGGTGGATATGGCGCATATCGCGGGTCTGGTGGCGGCGGGCCTTCATCCGAACCCGGTGCCATACGCACACTTTGTGACAACGACTACGCACAAAACGCTTCGCGGACCCCGCGGCGGCATGATCCTCTGCCGTAAAGCCTGGGCGCAAGCGATCGATAAGGCGGTATTCCCGGGTTCTCAGGGCGGACCGTTAATGCACGTGATCGCTTCCAAAGCGGTGGCTTTCGGCGAGGCGCTTCAGCCTTCGTTCAAGACTTACGCCGAACAAGTTGTGAAGAACGCTAAAGTATTAGCGGACACGTTGACGGCGGAAGGCCTGAACATCGTTTCCGGCGGCACCGATAACCACCTGATGCTGATCGATACGCGCAACCTGAACATTACAGGTAAGGACGCGGAGCATGTGTTGGATGAAGTAGGCATTACAGCGAACAAAAACGCGATTCCGTTTGACCCGACATCTCCTTTTGTAACCAGCGGTATTCGGGTAGGTACGCCTGCTTGTACTTCCCGCGGCATGGACGAAGCGGCCATGAAAGAAATCGGCCAAATCATTGCTATGACGCTGAAGAATCCGAAAGATGAAGCAACATTGGAGAAAGCTCGCGGTCTGGTTTCCGCGCTTACGGCGAAGTTCCCAATCTACGATGGCTTGGAATATTAA
- a CDS encoding SDR family oxidoreductase, which produces MRKTILITGASAGIGKATMDHFVRNNWNVAATMRNPENSGLNESASLKLYTLDVTNEESVKDALAGAIRDFGRIDAVLNNAGYGAVGVFEASTPEQIRRQYETNVFGTMSVIQAILPHFREHRAGTIINVTSVGGKVTFPLYSLYHGSKWALEGFSESLHYELKPLGINVKIIEPGVIKTDFYSRSQDFINNEALAEYQPYVKAVSAVMQQSGANGVRPEVVAEMIFKAATDGSARLRYAVGSPAPWLLPLRKFLPEKWFFAIVRASVEKGLK; this is translated from the coding sequence ATGAGAAAAACAATTCTAATTACAGGCGCATCCGCAGGAATCGGCAAGGCTACGATGGACCACTTCGTCCGCAACAACTGGAATGTGGCAGCCACGATGCGTAACCCCGAGAATAGCGGGCTGAACGAAAGTGCCTCGCTTAAGCTTTATACGCTCGATGTAACGAATGAGGAGAGCGTGAAGGATGCGTTAGCTGGAGCTATTCGGGATTTTGGACGCATCGATGCCGTGCTGAATAACGCCGGCTATGGCGCGGTTGGCGTATTCGAAGCCTCCACACCGGAGCAGATCCGCCGCCAGTACGAGACGAATGTATTTGGTACGATGAGCGTAATACAGGCGATTTTGCCTCACTTCCGCGAGCATCGCGCCGGTACGATTATTAATGTTACCTCCGTCGGCGGCAAGGTCACCTTCCCTTTGTACAGTCTCTATCATGGATCGAAGTGGGCTTTGGAAGGATTCTCGGAGTCGTTGCATTATGAGCTGAAGCCATTGGGTATCAATGTGAAGATTATTGAGCCGGGCGTTATTAAAACGGACTTCTATTCCCGTTCTCAGGATTTTATTAATAACGAGGCGTTGGCGGAGTATCAGCCCTATGTGAAGGCCGTTTCCGCGGTGATGCAGCAATCCGGCGCGAACGGTGTGCGGCCCGAGGTGGTCGCGGAGATGATCTTTAAAGCGGCTACGGATGGTTCTGCACGACTGCGATATGCTGTGGGGAGTCCTGCTCCTTGGCTGTTGCCGCTTAGGAAGTTTCTGCCTGAGAAATGGTTCTTTGCGATTGTGCGGGCAAGTGTGGAGAAGGGTTTGAAGTAG
- a CDS encoding ArsR/SmtB family transcription factor, whose translation MGQQAMDTFRSCIPLFQALSDTARQDIILLLAEHDRLTVNEITEFATLSRPAISHHLKILLENRLVEVEQKGLQRYYSLSLDPAVAQLKALIHTVETTCCKESF comes from the coding sequence ATGGGACAACAAGCCATGGATACTTTCCGCTCCTGCATTCCTTTATTTCAAGCGTTGAGCGATACTGCCCGACAAGATATTATTCTGCTGTTGGCGGAACATGACAGGCTGACGGTGAATGAAATTACGGAATTTGCTACTTTATCCAGGCCGGCGATATCTCATCATTTGAAGATTTTGCTGGAAAATCGGTTGGTTGAAGTGGAACAAAAGGGATTGCAGCGTTATTACTCCTTATCACTAGATCCGGCGGTGGCGCAACTCAAGGCACTGATTCACACGGTCGAGACAACCTGTTGTAAAGAGAGTTTTTAA
- a CDS encoding glycine-rich domain-containing protein, which produces MTTVVLIVLGLLFFSIILTVVLRSQPSSSKLDYQAEIPAHLGVSEDQPVYAVVLHLEAALPSEYADAVKLRVLTEHPHMSEAEFAWKWFELKRYFVMCAVLDEVPMYSVAVDEIWHEMLMFTREYNAFGEMFIGRAIHHAPHLPKSNASTKAASDSAAHPAFDPASQAASHAITDERAWFDWHYGQLFPPAPYSAYLWGSFYRTPLSHQRIDRLRDAPEADLVEDFYNKSAYESSYENREVIHDLIQHFKAQVDTAESRLRTNDRPSKEDASFSTMLPATMLYVSMDDPADYSRTMDSLMQQDRNHAHNSGCSATMYSCSSVSGSKSGGHDSHHNDGHNGTSSCSSSSSCSSSSGSSGCGGGGD; this is translated from the coding sequence ATGACGACAGTGGTATTGATTGTACTTGGACTCCTATTTTTTAGCATCATTCTGACCGTGGTTCTGCGTTCACAGCCATCAAGCTCAAAGCTCGATTACCAAGCAGAGATTCCCGCGCACTTGGGCGTTTCTGAAGATCAGCCGGTGTATGCGGTGGTGCTGCATCTGGAAGCGGCATTGCCTTCCGAATATGCGGATGCCGTTAAACTGCGCGTCCTCACAGAGCATCCGCACATGAGCGAAGCCGAGTTTGCATGGAAATGGTTTGAGCTTAAGCGATATTTTGTGATGTGCGCGGTGCTGGATGAAGTTCCGATGTATAGCGTGGCTGTCGATGAAATTTGGCATGAGATGCTGATGTTTACCCGTGAATACAACGCGTTCGGCGAGATGTTTATAGGCCGCGCCATTCATCATGCCCCGCATCTGCCGAAGTCGAACGCTTCAACCAAGGCTGCATCCGATTCAGCAGCACATCCTGCATTCGACCCTGCGTCCCAAGCTGCATCCCATGCGATAACCGACGAAAGAGCCTGGTTTGACTGGCATTACGGCCAATTGTTCCCTCCGGCTCCTTACAGCGCTTATCTGTGGGGCAGTTTCTACAGAACGCCTCTTTCCCATCAAAGGATCGACCGTCTGCGCGATGCGCCGGAAGCCGACCTGGTCGAAGACTTCTACAATAAATCCGCCTACGAATCCTCGTATGAAAATCGAGAGGTAATTCACGATTTGATTCAACATTTTAAAGCACAAGTGGACACCGCCGAGAGCAGATTAAGAACGAATGACCGTCCTTCCAAGGAAGATGCCAGCTTCAGCACGATGTTACCCGCGACAATGCTCTATGTATCCATGGACGATCCGGCCGACTATAGTCGTACGATGGACAGTTTAATGCAGCAGGACCGAAACCATGCGCACAACTCCGGATGCTCCGCAACGATGTATTCCTGCTCAAGCGTCAGCGGAAGCAAATCCGGCGGGCACGACAGCCACCATAACGACGGTCATAACGGAACTTCGTCCTGCTCTTCCTCATCATCGTGTTCCTCCTCGTCCGGCTCTTCGGGTTGCGGAGGCGGTGGAGATTAA
- the upp gene encoding uracil phosphoribosyltransferase, translating into MGKLFICDHPLIQHKLTFIRDEKTNTKDFRELVDEVATLMAYEITREIKLEEVTIRTPVSDAKCKIISGRMLGLVPILRAGLGMVDGILQLIPGAKVGHVGLYRDPETLLPVEYYVKLPTDVQERELIVIDPMLATGGSAIMAIDALKKRGCAQIKLMCLIAAPEGVKAVQEAHPEIDIYVAAVDDYLNDHGYIIPGLGDAGDRLFGTK; encoded by the coding sequence ATGGGCAAATTGTTTATTTGCGACCATCCGCTGATTCAGCATAAACTAACGTTTATCCGTGATGAGAAGACCAATACGAAAGACTTTAGGGAGCTTGTTGACGAAGTGGCGACACTGATGGCTTACGAGATTACCCGTGAAATTAAGCTGGAAGAAGTGACGATCCGAACACCGGTTTCCGATGCCAAATGCAAGATTATCTCGGGCCGCATGCTGGGTTTGGTGCCTATTTTGCGCGCGGGTTTAGGTATGGTTGACGGTATTCTGCAATTGATTCCGGGCGCCAAAGTAGGGCATGTCGGTTTGTACCGCGATCCCGAAACGTTGCTGCCGGTGGAGTACTACGTGAAGCTTCCGACAGATGTGCAGGAGCGTGAACTGATCGTTATTGATCCGATGCTGGCAACAGGCGGTTCCGCGATTATGGCCATTGATGCGCTGAAGAAGAGGGGCTGCGCCCAAATTAAGCTGATGTGTCTCATCGCGGCGCCGGAAGGTGTCAAGGCGGTGCAGGAAGCGCATCCTGAAATCGATATTTATGTTGCGGCCGTAGATGATTATCTGAACGATCACGGTTACATTATCCCGGGCTTGGGTGATGCGGGCGATCGTCTTTTTGGCACGAAATAA
- the wecB gene encoding non-hydrolyzing UDP-N-acetylglucosamine 2-epimerase, which produces MGKIKVMTVFGVRPEAIKMAPLILELQKYPEQIESIVCVTAQHRQMLDQVLEVFNITPNYDLDVMKDRQTLNEITIRVLQGLEPVMAEAKPDIVLVHGDTLTTFLASYAAFLQQIKVGHVEAGLRTWNKLSPYPEEMNRQLTGVIADLHFAPTDWSAGNLRKENKNEEHVYVTGNTVTDVFQYTVKPDFTHPVLEWAEGKRLILMTAHRREAQGEPHRQIFRAVKRLADEFEDIAIVYPVHPSPAVKEPAQEILGGHPRIKLIDPLDVVDLHNFYPHTHMILTDSGGLQEEAPSYGVPVLVLRDTTERPEGIDAGTLELVGTEEEAVFSRAHALLTDSTLYDKMSQAANPYGDGQASVRIVQAILHHFGLQDTRPEAFTQRS; this is translated from the coding sequence ATGGGCAAAATCAAAGTCATGACGGTGTTCGGGGTGCGTCCCGAAGCTATTAAGATGGCGCCGTTAATTCTTGAATTACAGAAATATCCGGAGCAGATTGAATCGATCGTCTGTGTTACCGCACAGCATCGCCAAATGCTGGATCAGGTGTTGGAGGTGTTCAACATCACGCCAAACTATGATCTGGATGTGATGAAGGACCGCCAGACACTGAATGAGATTACCATCCGTGTATTGCAAGGCCTGGAGCCGGTTATGGCGGAAGCCAAGCCGGATATTGTGCTTGTTCACGGCGATACCCTGACTACGTTCTTGGCGAGTTACGCCGCTTTCCTGCAGCAGATCAAAGTGGGTCATGTGGAAGCTGGATTGCGTACTTGGAACAAGCTCTCTCCTTACCCGGAAGAAATGAACCGTCAATTAACGGGTGTCATTGCGGATCTTCACTTCGCGCCGACGGATTGGTCCGCCGGCAACTTGCGCAAGGAGAACAAGAACGAGGAGCATGTCTATGTCACCGGCAATACCGTGACCGATGTATTCCAGTACACAGTGAAACCGGACTTCACTCATCCTGTATTGGAGTGGGCTGAAGGAAAGCGCTTGATCTTGATGACGGCACACCGCCGGGAAGCTCAGGGCGAGCCGCATCGTCAAATTTTCCGCGCCGTGAAACGTCTTGCCGACGAATTTGAAGATATCGCCATCGTGTATCCGGTTCATCCGAGCCCGGCTGTGAAGGAACCTGCTCAGGAAATATTGGGCGGACATCCCCGTATTAAGCTGATTGACCCGTTGGATGTGGTGGATCTGCACAATTTCTATCCGCACACACATATGATCTTAACGGATTCCGGCGGACTGCAGGAAGAAGCGCCTTCGTACGGCGTGCCGGTACTGGTTTTACGCGATACGACCGAACGTCCGGAGGGCATCGATGCCGGCACGTTGGAGCTGGTGGGTACCGAGGAAGAAGCGGTATTCTCGCGGGCACACGCCTTGTTAACGGATTCGACACTGTATGACAAGATGAGCCAAGCAGCCAACCCTTACGGGGACGGACAAGCTTCGGTTCGAATTGTACAAGCCATCCTCCATCACTTCGGTTTGCAGGATACGCGTCCGGAAGCGTTCACGCAACGTTCATGA
- a CDS encoding AtpZ/AtpI family protein, with amino-acid sequence MKEPNSSQSPWRAISLVSLIGADLVVCVLIGFFLGKYVSDLMGDMPIFIAAGVILGLAVGILSIVYILKRFTEDPNG; translated from the coding sequence ATGAAAGAACCAAATTCAAGCCAATCTCCATGGCGGGCGATCTCGCTCGTGTCCCTGATCGGCGCCGATTTAGTCGTTTGTGTTTTGATAGGCTTTTTTCTTGGGAAGTATGTAAGCGATTTGATGGGCGATATGCCGATCTTTATCGCTGCAGGCGTTATTCTCGGATTAGCCGTAGGAATCCTCAGCATCGTATACATTCTAAAGCGTTTTACGGAGGATCCGAATGGATGA
- a CDS encoding ATP synthase subunit I, with protein MDELAGRLKTVFRVALLFLSLCLIVWIVYPPLRGYAAGLILGTAASLGNMYYLSVKVRQASEYAVAGVKKRFNLGFLTRAAIAVLAVMLAMRVGDVELFGVILGLLFWQVAIVLSGIFGSMRR; from the coding sequence ATGGATGAATTAGCGGGCCGTCTCAAGACGGTGTTTCGCGTAGCGCTTCTGTTTTTGTCGCTTTGCCTGATCGTGTGGATTGTGTATCCACCGCTGCGGGGATATGCGGCAGGTTTAATCCTCGGAACGGCGGCCTCGCTCGGCAACATGTATTACCTCTCGGTGAAAGTAAGACAAGCCTCGGAGTATGCGGTTGCAGGCGTGAAGAAGCGGTTTAATCTTGGGTTTCTGACGAGGGCTGCGATTGCGGTGCTTGCCGTAATGCTCGCTATGCGAGTGGGCGACGTGGAATTGTTCGGCGTCATTCTCGGTTTGTTGTTCTGGCAGGTAGCTATTGTGCTCTCCGGGATTTTCGGCAGCATGAGAAGATAA
- the atpB gene encoding F0F1 ATP synthase subunit A yields MHEAPIIKLFGWFRLDLSVAITLLVTCAIVFIIARLATRNLSVTNPSRMQNFLEWAVDFVRGIVSSTMDMKKGKVFVSLGLTLIMFIFVANMLGLPLTFVTAHDHQAKFLGMEISPEVFEKYEAESHGAEGEEGGHGHHGPEFAWWKSPTADASVAMGLSLIVFLLVHYLGMTRNTKSYFKHYLEPFPVFLPIHLVEKVANLLTLGMRLFGNLFAGEVLIATLLGAGIYGIPALVVWQGFSVFVGSIQAFVFVMLTMVYLAQSLESHDDHH; encoded by the coding sequence ATGCATGAAGCTCCGATAATCAAATTATTTGGATGGTTCCGTCTGGACCTGTCCGTTGCGATTACCCTTTTAGTTACTTGCGCAATCGTATTCATAATCGCTCGTCTAGCTACACGGAACCTGTCGGTGACGAACCCGTCACGTATGCAGAACTTCCTGGAGTGGGCTGTGGATTTCGTGCGCGGGATTGTATCAAGTACCATGGATATGAAGAAAGGCAAGGTATTCGTTTCTCTGGGCCTTACGCTGATTATGTTTATTTTTGTCGCGAATATGCTCGGTTTACCGTTGACTTTCGTAACAGCGCATGATCATCAGGCCAAATTCCTCGGCATGGAGATTTCTCCTGAGGTGTTTGAGAAGTATGAAGCCGAATCTCACGGCGCTGAAGGTGAAGAAGGCGGCCATGGCCACCATGGACCTGAATTCGCTTGGTGGAAATCGCCTACAGCGGACGCTTCCGTAGCGATGGGATTATCCTTAATCGTCTTCCTGCTGGTGCACTATCTGGGGATGACGCGGAACACCAAATCTTACTTTAAGCACTATCTGGAACCGTTTCCTGTGTTCCTGCCGATTCACCTTGTCGAGAAAGTGGCGAACCTGCTGACACTCGGTATGCGTCTGTTCGGTAACCTGTTCGCGGGTGAGGTGTTGATTGCCACGCTTCTGGGTGCCGGTATTTACGGGATCCCGGCGTTGGTTGTATGGCAAGGTTTCTCCGTCTTCGTTGGTTCCATTCAGGCATTCGTCTTCGTCATGCTGACGATGGTTTACCTGGCACAGTCGCTTGAATCTCACGATGATCATCATTAA
- the atpE gene encoding F0F1 ATP synthase subunit C, protein MEFLAAAIAIGLGALGAGLGNGLIVSKTVEGIARQPELKGPLQTTMFIGVGLVEAIPIITVVMAFLFYGAAE, encoded by the coding sequence ATGGAATTTCTAGCAGCAGCTATCGCAATTGGCCTTGGTGCACTTGGCGCAGGTTTGGGTAACGGTTTGATCGTAAGTAAGACAGTTGAAGGTATCGCTCGTCAACCAGAACTTAAAGGACCTCTACAAACAACAATGTTTATCGGGGTAGGTTTGGTCGAGGCGATTCCGATTATCACAGTAGTAATGGCGTTCTTGTTCTACGGAGCTGCCGAGTAA
- the atpF gene encoding F0F1 ATP synthase subunit B, translated as MTIVWESSLIAIVSFAILYFLLHKYAFGPLFSIMEKRREHVLGEMQEAEKNRAESAKLMEEQKAAIQEARKEAYGIIEQSRATSTKQADEIIRTAKEEAAKLKDDAVKDIDSEKNKAIAALRGEVGGLSVKIASKILEKQVDEKAQEQLVDQYLNKVGGNV; from the coding sequence TTGACTATAGTTTGGGAATCGTCATTAATCGCGATCGTATCGTTTGCGATTCTGTATTTCTTATTGCATAAATACGCTTTCGGTCCGTTGTTCAGCATTATGGAGAAGCGCAGAGAGCACGTCCTGGGCGAAATGCAGGAAGCCGAGAAGAACCGTGCGGAGAGCGCGAAGCTGATGGAAGAGCAGAAAGCGGCTATTCAAGAAGCTCGCAAAGAAGCTTACGGTATTATCGAGCAATCCCGTGCGACAAGCACGAAGCAAGCGGACGAGATTATTCGTACGGCTAAAGAAGAAGCGGCGAAGTTGAAAGACGATGCTGTGAAAGATATCGACAGCGAGAAGAACAAAGCGATCGCCGCATTGCGCGGTGAAGTGGGCGGCTTGTCCGTGAAGATCGCATCGAAAATTCTTGAGAAGCAAGTGGATGAGAAAGCTCAAGAGCAATTGGTTGACCAATACCTTAATAAGGTAGGAGGCAACGTATGA
- a CDS encoding F0F1 ATP synthase subunit delta, with the protein MSRESIVAKRYARALFELAHEKGQGAQTERELKLVVETIDSDKELQAFLKHPGVPAEAKTSLLEKAFAGQVSEQVMGTLRLLMDKGRESLPAALYTAYVKIAGEKLDLADAVVTSAFPLTEEEQREVSEKFSRITGKTIRIENVIDKSLIGGIQVRIGDRLYDGSLSGKLARLEQSLKQAQAL; encoded by the coding sequence ATGAGCCGCGAATCCATAGTCGCTAAGAGATACGCAAGAGCCTTGTTCGAACTGGCCCATGAGAAGGGGCAGGGAGCACAAACCGAGCGTGAACTGAAATTGGTCGTGGAAACGATTGATTCGGATAAAGAATTGCAAGCGTTCCTGAAACATCCGGGCGTACCTGCCGAGGCTAAGACTTCTCTGTTAGAGAAGGCATTTGCCGGGCAAGTATCGGAGCAAGTGATGGGTACGCTGCGTTTGCTGATGGACAAAGGCCGGGAATCGCTTCCCGCGGCTCTGTACACAGCTTACGTTAAGATCGCCGGCGAGAAGCTGGATCTGGCCGACGCTGTGGTTACATCCGCGTTCCCTCTAACAGAGGAAGAACAGCGCGAGGTTTCCGAGAAGTTCAGCCGTATCACCGGCAAGACCATTCGTATTGAAAATGTAATCGACAAGAGCTTAATCGGCGGCATTCAAGTTCGCATCGGCGATCGCCTTTACGACGGAAGCCTGTCCGGCAAGCTGGCTCGCTTGGAACAATCTTTGAAGCAAGCTCAAGCACTGTAG
- the atpA gene encoding F0F1 ATP synthase subunit alpha gives MSIRPEEISSLIKQQIDQYKSEMQVYDVGTVIQVGDGIARVHGLANAMSGELLEFSNGVVGMALNLEEDNVGVVILGPYTEIREGDQVKRTGRIMEVPVGEALLGRVVNALGLPVDGKGPIATTAFRPVESPAPGVIERKSVHEPMQTGIKAIDAMVPIGRGQRELIIGDRQTGKTAIAIDTIINQKGNGVKCIYVAIGQKQSTVANVVETLRRNGALDYTIVVTASASEPAPLQFLAPYSGAAMGEYFMYKGEHVLIIYDDLTKQAAAYRELSLLLKRPPGREAYPGDVFYLHSRLLERAAKLSEEHGGGSMTALPFIETQASDVSAYIPTNVISITDGQIFLEADLFYAGQRPAINVGISVSRVGGSAQIKAMKKVAGTLRLDLAQYRELAAFAQFGSDLDKSTQARLNRGARTMEILKQGVNQPLPVEKQVISIYTAIKGFLDEIPVGDVGRFEKEFLSYIDANNAEVLQSIRDTKDLTADNEKALVAAIEKFKKGFATGV, from the coding sequence TTGAGTATCAGACCTGAAGAAATCAGCTCTTTGATTAAGCAGCAGATTGATCAATATAAATCGGAAATGCAAGTTTACGACGTAGGTACCGTTATTCAAGTTGGTGACGGTATTGCTCGCGTTCACGGTCTGGCCAACGCCATGTCCGGTGAGTTGCTTGAATTTTCTAACGGCGTTGTAGGTATGGCGCTTAACCTTGAAGAAGACAACGTGGGTGTCGTTATCCTCGGCCCTTACACGGAAATCCGCGAAGGCGACCAAGTGAAACGCACAGGCCGCATCATGGAAGTTCCTGTAGGCGAAGCTCTTCTTGGCCGCGTAGTGAACGCATTGGGTTTGCCGGTTGACGGCAAAGGCCCGATCGCTACTACAGCGTTCCGTCCCGTAGAATCCCCTGCACCAGGCGTAATCGAGCGTAAATCCGTTCATGAGCCGATGCAAACAGGTATTAAAGCGATTGACGCGATGGTGCCGATTGGCCGCGGACAACGTGAGTTGATCATCGGTGACCGTCAAACCGGTAAAACCGCAATCGCGATCGACACGATCATTAACCAAAAAGGTAATGGCGTGAAATGTATCTACGTTGCGATCGGTCAGAAACAATCCACGGTTGCGAACGTAGTGGAAACGCTTCGTCGTAACGGCGCTTTGGATTACACAATCGTTGTTACAGCTTCCGCTTCCGAGCCTGCTCCGCTTCAATTCCTAGCGCCATACTCCGGTGCGGCAATGGGTGAGTACTTCATGTACAAGGGCGAGCACGTTCTGATCATCTATGATGATTTGACGAAGCAAGCCGCGGCTTACCGTGAGCTTTCCTTGCTTCTGAAGCGTCCTCCGGGCCGTGAAGCCTATCCGGGCGACGTGTTCTACTTGCATTCCCGTTTGCTTGAGCGCGCGGCGAAACTGAGCGAAGAGCATGGCGGCGGTTCGATGACTGCATTGCCGTTCATCGAGACTCAAGCTTCCGACGTTTCCGCATACATCCCGACGAACGTAATCTCCATTACGGACGGACAGATCTTCCTGGAAGCGGACTTGTTCTATGCAGGTCAACGTCCGGCGATCAACGTAGGTATCTCCGTATCCCGTGTAGGGGGTTCCGCACAGATTAAGGCGATGAAGAAAGTTGCCGGTACGCTGCGTTTGGACCTTGCACAATACCGTGAGCTTGCCGCGTTCGCACAGTTCGGATCCGACTTGGATAAATCGACTCAAGCTCGTCTGAACCGTGGTGCCCGCACGATGGAAATCCTGAAACAAGGTGTGAATCAACCTTTGCCGGTTGAGAAGCAAGTTATTTCCATCTACACGGCGATTAAAGGCTTCCTTGATGAAATTCCGGTTGGCGATGTTGGCCGCTTCGAGAAAGAATTCCTTTCTTACATCGATGCGAACAACGCTGAAGTTCTTCAATCGATCCGCGACACGAAAGACTTGACTGCGGATAACGAGAAGGCGCTTGTAGCTGCCATCGAGAAATTCAAAAAAGGCTTCGCAACAGGAGTTTAA
- the atpG gene encoding ATP synthase F1 subunit gamma, producing MAKGMRDIKRQIKSIQNTRQITKAMEMVAAAKLRKSQEAAEAARPYAEKLKEVVASIAAGTKGVKHPMLESREIKKTGYLIITSDRGLAGGYNANVIRKVMTTIRANHKSSSEYALFVIGRKGRDYFKRRDMAIIEEVTGLSDAPVFSDIKSIASAAVGNFENGTYDELYIVYNEFVNALTQIPVMTRLLPLEEVTAASGTAAYEYEPSAEGVLEVLLPKYAETLIFSALLDAKASEFGAKMTAMGSATKNATKMINQYTLIYNRARQAAITQEISEIVAGANAQN from the coding sequence ATGGCCAAAGGAATGCGCGACATTAAACGCCAAATCAAAAGTATTCAAAACACGCGCCAAATTACGAAAGCGATGGAGATGGTTGCCGCAGCCAAACTGAGAAAGTCTCAGGAAGCCGCTGAAGCCGCACGTCCTTATGCTGAAAAGCTGAAGGAAGTTGTTGCAAGCATCGCAGCAGGCACCAAAGGTGTGAAGCACCCGATGCTGGAGTCCCGCGAAATCAAGAAGACCGGATATTTAATTATCACTTCGGACCGCGGTTTAGCAGGGGGCTATAACGCCAACGTCATCCGTAAGGTAATGACAACCATTCGCGCCAATCACAAGTCCAGCAGCGAGTACGCGCTGTTCGTGATCGGACGTAAAGGCCGCGATTACTTTAAGCGCAGAGACATGGCTATTATTGAAGAAGTAACAGGCTTAAGCGACGCTCCTGTCTTCTCCGATATCAAGTCGATTGCCTCCGCGGCAGTAGGTAACTTTGAGAACGGAACGTATGATGAATTGTACATCGTGTACAACGAATTCGTGAACGCTCTGACTCAAATTCCGGTCATGACCCGACTGCTTCCTCTGGAAGAAGTTACGGCGGCATCCGGAACCGCTGCTTATGAATACGAACCTTCTGCGGAAGGCGTCCTTGAGGTATTGCTGCCGAAATACGCGGAAACGCTGATTTTCAGTGCTCTTCTTGACGCTAAAGCAAGTGAGTTCGGTGCGAAGATGACGGCGATGGGCAGCGCGACGAAGAACGCGACGAAGATGATTAACCAATACACGTTGATCTATAACCGCGCGCGTCAAGCCGCCATCACCCAAGAAATTTCCGAGATCGTGGCCGGAGCGAACGCTCAGAACTAA